In Phoenix dactylifera cultivar Barhee BC4 chromosome 1, palm_55x_up_171113_PBpolish2nd_filt_p, whole genome shotgun sequence, the genomic stretch aagaaaaagaagataaaatgtAATTATTGCTAGAAAATAGTCAGTGGTTGTATAAACCGGTTCAAACAGCATTTAGCTAGAATTCCTGGGGAAGTTGCATTTAGCAATCATGGAGTGTTGAAGCATTGCTTCTTTGttgttcttgttcttccttTCCTTGACAGCTGCATGGTGGCAACAACATGGGGATAAATTGTCTTGACGTGCAACGAATTGCCATTCGGATATTGAGCCAGACATGCACGTCCTTTGGTTGTGAGCACCATTGGAGTATATTTGATCAAATTCATTTTTCAATGCATAACCGCTTGGCTTAGAAAAGATTAAACGATTTTGCTTATGTCCATTACAACTTGCGTATTAGAGAGCGGCAATTAAAGAGGAGTACTGATGACTCCATATCTCTTGACATCGGCATGCTAGAGAGCTTACTAGATAATTGGGTTGTTGAGTCTGAGAAGCCGCCTTTGCAAGAAGATGAGATACcagttatatttttcttttacctTTTGCTGTGTTTATTTTTTTCGCTTGATTATAAACTGAATCAATTTGCTCTCTTGTGAATATAGGAGATTCTTTATAATGGGGTGGAACAAGCAGAGGCATATGAAAATGAGGTGAATGAGAATGAAGGTTCAGATATAGCGTCAGGGAAAGCACATACAGAAATTGCAGCATTAACTGAAATAGTTGAGCCATTAGAGGTTCATCCTGCCACTATGGGTGCTGCagctgatgaagatgatgctgaTCTTGATTTCCTGGATGATGATTTGAGTTATTGCTGGGGGAATATAAGTCACCCCGAAAGCACGTGAATATATCACCGGCACGTGATCAGAGacgcccgacctcggaacgcttgACCTCGGAGGCACCCGACCTCGGATGTGCCCGACCTCGgggcgcccgacctcagaaCTCTCGACCTGGTGCCCGACTTCGGAGCTCTCGACCTTGGATGTGCCCGACCTCGCCATTCATCCACCGCGATCATATCTTTCTGCAGCCCGATCAGAGACCATGCCCTGCCACCGTCGCCCgcaattaatgcgcgtggcctctgcagatctccggcttactccacaattaatgcatatcttcggcttactcaacaatcattgcgcatggctcctgcagacctccggcttactcaacaattaatgcgcatggctcctgtcatctacggacctcAAGTCCTCCAGACCAACCAG encodes the following:
- the LOC120104208 gene encoding uncharacterized protein LOC120104208; this encodes MLESLLDNWVVESEKPPLQEDEIPEILYNGVEQAEAYENEVNENEGSDIASGKAHTEIAALTEIVEPLEVHPATMGAAADEDDADLDFLDDDLSYCWGNISHPEST